In Kitasatospora sp. NBC_00240, the following are encoded in one genomic region:
- a CDS encoding restriction endonuclease translates to MAGRRNNGVLAVWAEAQRQQQRREEAQWRAQAAEQRRQEREARESQRSAARGEREALRAYQQSREAEATRQTAELDSRVAELREVLRTGLAQPAFRPAALLTPGQVPPFEPGRLGVPVPMPDQAQYQVQPPDAVQSRDPAIRRQYEEYLAQARARFEQDWYAAQAAEADRQRRLGEYHGQYLAWVADHRRQDEERGSRTRELLERLRGGEAEAVQEYFTAVLYASARWPEGFPHNLVAAWEASSRELVVNWELPGTDVVPGAARVRYVKSDDREAEVARPATERKALYREVLAQSGLRVVTELFRADADGLLGSVVLNGFVRGIDPATGREAERFLLTVTVSRAEFSALSLDRVAAVECLLGLGGRLSARPERLDEVKPDRLPQTVGGSLAGQGGEDEPDLFEMDPIEFEELIAELFRARGYRVMTTARSGDAGVDVVAEDLDPVTGGRIVIQAKRYRSTVSPTAVRDLDSTVRHHGAIKGILVTTAGFGPGSYDYIRNKPLSLVTGPELVELLAEQGLRGRLGPAPQGRPGTGPAAAAAAAPGAAESGGSSAEPGGAVRLEISWQSRTVGGDPVELDVSAFLCASGRVLSDEHFVFFNNPQDPDGAVRLHPTHSVAGQPARGAALSIDLARLAPGVEQVVIAVSTEEETPPALPLGYVHGLAVQAALGSAADGPERWAGGTAGIADTAMTVGAIRRTAAGGWHFEAAPDPVPGGLAGLAARWGVSVE, encoded by the coding sequence GTGGCGGGGCGGCGGAACAACGGAGTGCTGGCGGTCTGGGCGGAGGCGCAGCGGCAGCAGCAGCGCCGTGAGGAGGCCCAGTGGCGGGCGCAGGCCGCCGAGCAGCGCCGGCAGGAACGTGAGGCGCGGGAGTCGCAGCGGTCGGCGGCGCGTGGGGAGCGGGAGGCGCTGCGTGCGTACCAGCAGTCCCGGGAGGCCGAGGCGACCCGACAGACGGCCGAACTGGACTCCCGGGTGGCGGAGTTGCGCGAGGTGCTGCGGACCGGGCTGGCGCAGCCGGCGTTCCGTCCGGCGGCCCTGCTGACGCCGGGCCAGGTGCCGCCGTTCGAGCCGGGCCGGCTGGGGGTGCCGGTGCCGATGCCCGACCAGGCGCAGTACCAGGTGCAGCCGCCGGACGCCGTGCAGTCCCGTGACCCGGCGATCCGCCGGCAGTACGAGGAGTACCTCGCCCAGGCCCGCGCCCGCTTCGAACAGGACTGGTACGCGGCCCAGGCCGCCGAGGCCGACCGGCAGCGCCGGCTCGGCGAGTACCACGGGCAGTATCTGGCGTGGGTCGCCGACCACCGCCGCCAGGACGAGGAACGCGGCTCCCGCACCCGGGAGTTGCTGGAGCGGCTGCGCGGCGGGGAGGCGGAGGCCGTACAGGAGTACTTCACCGCGGTGCTGTACGCCTCGGCGCGCTGGCCGGAGGGGTTCCCGCACAATCTGGTCGCGGCCTGGGAGGCCTCCAGCCGCGAGCTGGTGGTGAACTGGGAGCTGCCGGGCACCGACGTGGTGCCGGGCGCCGCCCGGGTGCGGTACGTGAAGTCGGACGACCGGGAGGCCGAGGTGGCCCGGCCCGCCACCGAACGCAAGGCGCTGTACCGGGAGGTGCTGGCGCAGAGCGGACTGAGGGTGGTCACCGAGCTGTTCCGGGCGGACGCCGACGGGCTGCTCGGCTCGGTGGTGCTGAACGGCTTCGTCCGCGGCATCGACCCGGCGACCGGGCGGGAGGCGGAGCGGTTCCTGCTGACGGTGACGGTGTCACGGGCCGAGTTCTCGGCGCTCTCGCTGGACCGGGTCGCGGCCGTGGAATGCCTGCTGGGCCTGGGCGGCAGGCTCTCGGCCCGGCCGGAACGGCTGGACGAGGTGAAGCCGGACCGGCTCCCGCAGACCGTCGGCGGCAGCCTCGCCGGGCAGGGCGGGGAGGACGAGCCGGACCTCTTCGAGATGGACCCGATCGAGTTCGAGGAACTGATCGCGGAGCTGTTCCGGGCCCGCGGGTACCGGGTGATGACCACCGCCCGCAGCGGCGACGCCGGGGTCGACGTGGTCGCCGAGGACCTCGACCCGGTGACCGGCGGCCGGATCGTCATCCAGGCCAAGCGCTACCGCTCGACGGTCTCGCCCACCGCCGTACGGGACTTGGACAGCACCGTCCGCCACCACGGCGCGATCAAGGGCATCCTGGTCACCACGGCCGGCTTCGGGCCCGGCTCGTACGACTACATCCGCAACAAGCCGCTCAGCCTGGTCACCGGCCCGGAACTGGTGGAATTGCTCGCCGAGCAGGGGTTGCGCGGCCGGCTCGGCCCGGCGCCGCAGGGCCGGCCGGGCACCGGCCCGGCAGCCGCCGCGGCAGCGGCACCGGGTGCGGCGGAATCGGGCGGCTCCTCGGCGGAGCCGGGCGGCGCCGTCCGGCTGGAGATCAGCTGGCAGAGCCGGACGGTCGGCGGGGACCCGGTCGAACTGGACGTGTCGGCGTTCCTCTGCGCCTCCGGCCGGGTGCTCAGCGACGAGCACTTCGTCTTCTTCAACAACCCGCAGGACCCGGACGGCGCGGTGCGCCTGCACCCCACGCACTCGGTGGCGGGCCAGCCGGCCCGGGGCGCGGCCCTCAGCATCGACCTGGCCCGGCTCGCACCGGGTGTGGAGCAGGTGGTGATCGCCGTCTCGACCGAGGAGGAGACGCCGCCCGCGCTCCCGCTCGGCTACGTCCACGGGCTGGCGGTGCAGGCGGCCCTGGGGTCCGCGGCCGACGGCCCGGAGCGCTGGGCGGGCGGCACCGCGGGGATCGCCGACACCGCGATGACGGTGGGTGCGATCCGCCGCACCGCCGCCGGCGGCTGGCATTTCGAGGCCGCGCCGGACCCGGTTCCGGGCGGGCTCGCCGGCCTGGCGGCCCGCTGGGGCGTCTCCGTCGAGTGA
- a CDS encoding antibiotic biosynthesis monooxygenase has product MSEVALLARIEARPEYADAVATMLRDALELARQESGTVTWFAFRESDTTFGIFDTFADDRGRDAHLRGRIAEALMSVAATHLASPPDIRKVDVLASKLP; this is encoded by the coding sequence ATGAGTGAGGTCGCACTGCTCGCCAGGATCGAAGCCAGGCCCGAGTACGCCGACGCCGTGGCGACGATGCTGCGGGACGCCCTGGAGTTGGCCCGGCAGGAGAGCGGGACGGTCACCTGGTTCGCGTTCCGCGAGAGCGACACCACGTTCGGGATCTTCGACACCTTCGCCGACGACCGGGGCCGCGACGCCCACCTGCGGGGCCGGATCGCCGAGGCGCTGATGTCCGTCGCGGCCACCCACCTGGCCTCGCCCCCGGACATCCGGAAGGTCGACGTGCTGGCGAGCAAGCTCCCCTGA
- a CDS encoding DUF4232 domain-containing protein, whose product MHVRRVPFAVAAVLTAGLALTACDSGNQGPAAAPPAAGAPAGGAAAPSASATSAGAAAGKPAGDASTAPRTSGSAAPAGTRCTVADLELSVLGPDLLADDKQPAYASLHVVNVSTRTCTLTGFPGIQVADDAGRTATPLTADRDTGFPATAVTLKPKQIANANLQFSNVNPEGSPSGRRVCGVTAGKVQVILPDETQAKQVKVTGGVDSNTLNICGKLSVQPFQGVPGANG is encoded by the coding sequence ATGCACGTCCGCCGAGTTCCGTTCGCCGTCGCCGCCGTGCTCACCGCCGGGCTCGCCCTCACCGCGTGCGACAGCGGGAACCAGGGGCCGGCCGCGGCTCCCCCCGCCGCCGGGGCCCCGGCCGGCGGCGCGGCCGCACCCTCGGCGTCCGCCACGTCCGCCGGCGCCGCCGCGGGCAAGCCGGCGGGTGACGCGTCGACGGCCCCGCGGACGTCCGGGTCCGCGGCGCCGGCCGGCACCCGGTGCACCGTCGCCGACCTGGAGCTGAGCGTGCTCGGCCCGGACCTGCTCGCCGACGACAAGCAGCCCGCCTACGCGTCGCTGCACGTGGTGAACGTCTCGACCCGGACCTGCACGCTGACCGGGTTCCCCGGGATCCAGGTCGCCGACGACGCCGGGCGGACCGCCACGCCGCTGACCGCCGACCGCGACACCGGCTTCCCGGCGACCGCGGTGACGCTCAAGCCGAAGCAGATCGCCAACGCCAACCTGCAGTTCAGCAACGTCAACCCCGAGGGCTCGCCGTCCGGGCGCCGGGTCTGCGGGGTGACCGCCGGCAAGGTCCAGGTGATCCTGCCGGACGAGACCCAGGCCAAGCAGGTCAAGGTGACCGGCGGCGTCGACAGCAACACCCTGAACATCTGCGGGAAGCTCTCGGTGCAGCCCTTCCAGGGAGTCCCCGGCGCCAACGGCTAG